A region of Vitis vinifera cultivar Pinot Noir 40024 chromosome 13, ASM3070453v1 DNA encodes the following proteins:
- the LOC100244678 gene encoding E3 ubiquitin-protein ligase DIS1 isoform X2, giving the protein MASGNTYFDDMRSKSEVIDPPQSEDMMEVSEHVNDPAQTTLKPNVTVSSSVRELLECPVCLNAMYPPIHQCSNGHTLCSGCKPRVHNRCPTCRHELGNIRCLALEKVAASLELPCKYQSFGCLGIYPYYSKLKHESQCVYRPYNCPYAGSECTVIGDIPYLVAHLKDDHKVDMHNGSTFNHRYVKSNPHEVENATWMLTVFSCFGQYFCLHFEAFQLGMAPVYIAFLRFMGDDNEAKNYSYSLEVGGTGRKMIWQGVPRSIRDSHRKVRDSFDGLIIQRNMALFFSGGDRKELKLRVTGRIWKEQ; this is encoded by the exons ATGGCATCTGGGAATACATATTTTGATGACATGCGGAGCAAATCTGAGGTTATTGATCCTCCTCAAAGTGAAGATATGATGGAAGTCAGTGAACATGTGAATGATCCAGCTCAAACTACTCTGAAACCTAACGTGACCGTCTCTAGTAGTGTGCGGGAGCTATTAGAGTGTCCTGTGTGCTTAAATGCTATGTACCCTCCCATCCATCAG TGTTCAAATGGTCACACATTGTGTTCTGGATGCAAACCTAGGGTGCATAACCGATGTCCCACTTGCAGGCATGAACTTGGCAATATCAGATGTCTTGCCTTGGAGAAGGTAGCTGCGTCCCTTGAACTTCCATGTAAATATCAGAGTTTTGGGTGCTTGGGCATATATCCTTATTACAGCAAGCTAAAGCATGAATCTCAGTGTGTCTATAGACCCTATAACTGCCCCTATGCTGGATCAGAATGCACAGTCATTGGTGACATTCCTTATCTGGTGGCCCACCTAAAAGATGATCATAAAGTTGACATGCACAATGGCAGTACTTTCAACCATCGCTATGTTAAATCAAATCCTCATGAGGTTGAAAATGCTACTTGGATGCTAACG GTTTTCAGTTGCTTTGGTCAGTACTTCTGTCTGCATTTTGAAGCCTTCCAGCTTGGAATGGCGCCAGTCTATATAGCATTCTTGAGGTTCATGGGTGATGACAATGAGGCAAAGAACTACAGTTACAGTCTAGAGGTGGGAGGGACTGGCAGGAAGATGATTTGGCAAGGGGTGCCCAGAAGCATAAGGGACAGCCACAGAAAGGTTCGTGACAGTTTTGATGGACTCATCATCCAGCGCAACATGGCTCTCTTCTTCTCAGGAGGTGATCGGAAGGAATTGAAGTTAAGAGTGACTGGTAGGATTTGGAAGGAACAGTGA
- the LOC100251564 gene encoding putative disease resistance RPP13-like protein 1, which translates to MAFVGEAILSALFETLFFKLASSDLLKFARQEQVHAELKKWEKILLKIHAVLDDAEEKQMTDRLVKIWLDELRDLAYDVEDILDEFGTEALRRKLMAETEPSTSMVCSLIPSCCTSFNPSTVRFNVKMGSKIEEITARLQEISGQKNDLHLRENAGGSSYTMKSRLPTTSLVDESRVYGRETDKEAILNLLLKDEPSDDEVCVIPIVGMGGIGKTTLAQLAFNDCKVKDHFDLRAWVCVSDDFDVVRVTKTILQSVSLDTHDVNDLNLLQVMLKEKLSGNKFLLVLDDVWNENCEEWDILCSPMRAGAPGSKVIITTRNKGVASVAGTGSAYPLQELSHGDCLSLFTQQALGTRSFEAHPHLKELGEEIVRRCKGLPLAAKALGGMLRNEVNYDAWVNILKSKIWDLPQEKSSVLPALKLSYHHLPSNLKRCFAYCSIFPKDYEFDKDELILLWMAEGFLQQTKGEDQPEDLGAKYFCDLLSRSFFQQSSYNSSKFVMHDLINDLAHFVAGELCFNLDDKLENNEIFTSFEKARHSSFNRQSHEVLKKFETFYRVKFLRTLIALPINALSPSNFISPKVIHDLLIQKSCLRVLSLSGYRISELPNSIGDLRHLRYLNLSYSSIKRLPDSIVHLYNLQTLILRDCYRLTELPIEIGNLLNLRHLDITDTSQLLEMPSQIGSLTNLQTLSKFIVGSGSSLGIRELRNLLYLQGKLSISGLHNVVNVQDAKDANLADKQNIKELTMEWSNDFRNARNETEEMHVLESLQPHRNLKKLMVAFYGGSQLPCWIKEPSCPMMTHLILKNCKMCTSLPSLGRLPLLKDLHIEGLSKIMIISLEFYGESVKPFPSLEFLKFENMPKWKTWSFPDVDEEPELFPCLRELTIRKCPKLDKGLPNLPSLVTLDIFECPNLAVPFSRFASLRKLNAEECDKMILRSGVDDSGLTSWWRDGFGLENLRCLESAVIGRCHWIVSLEEQRLPCNLKILKIKDCANLDRLPNGLRSVEELSIERCPKLVSFLEMGFSPMLRYLLVRDCPSLICFPKGELPPALKHLEIHHCKNLTSLPEGTMHHNSNNTCCLQVLIIRNCSSLTSFPEGKLPSTLKRLEIRNCLKMEQISENMLQNNEALEELWISDCPGLESFIERGLPTPNLRQLKIVNCKNLKSLPPQIQNLTSLRALSMWDCPGVVSFPVGGLAPNLTVLEICDCENLKMPMSEWGLHSLTYLLRLLIRDVLPDMVSLSDSECLFPPSLSSLSISHMESLAFLNLQSLICLKELSFRGCPKLQYLGLPATVVSLQIKDCPMLKERCLKEKGEYWPNIAHIPCIQIDGSYIH; encoded by the coding sequence ATGGCTTTTGTTGGAGAGGCTATTCTTTCTGCTCTCTTTGAGACGTTGTTTTTCAAGTTGGCCTCCTCTGATCTGCTCAAGTTCGCACGCCAAGAGCAGGTCCACGCGGAGCTCAAGAAATGGGAGAAGATATTGCTAAAGATCCATGCAGTGCTGGATGATGCGGAGGAGAAGCAGATGACGGACCGATTGGTGAAGATATGGCTGGACGAGCTCAGAGACCTGGCTTACGATGTGGAGGACATCTTGGACGAGTTCGGCACCGAAGCTCTGCGACGCAAATTGATGGCGGAAACTGAACCAAGCACAAGTATGGTATGCAGCCTCATCCCATCTTGTTGTACTAGCTTCAATCCAAGTACTGTTAGGTTTAATGTTAAAATGGGGTCCAAGATAGAGGAGATCACAGCCAGATTACAGGAGATTTCTGGACAGAAAAATGATCTCCATTTAAGGGAGAATGCTGGAGGGAGCTCCTATACGATGAAATCAAGACTGCCCACTACTTCCTTGGTGGATGAATCGCGTGTTTATGGTAGGGAAACAGACAAAGAAGCCATTCTCAACCTGTTGCTCAAGGATGAACCGAGTGATGATGAAGTTTGCGTGATTCCTATTGTCGGTATGGGAGGTATCGGCAAGACAACTCTCGCTCAGCTTGCGTTTAACGACTGCAAAGTGAAGGATCATTTTGATTTGAGAGCTTGGGTTTGTGTTTCCGATGATTTTGATGTTGTGAGGGTAACCAAAACCATTCTACAATCGGTTTCTTTGGATACCCATGATGTCAATGATCTCAATTTGCTTCAGGTCATGTTGAAGGAGAAGCTTTCTGGGAACAAGTTTCTTCTTGTCTTGGACGATGTTTGGAATGAGAATTGTGAAGAATGGGATATTCTGTGCTCTCCCATGCGAGCCGGGGCACCAGGCAGTAAAGTTATTATCACAACTCGCAATAAAGGGGTTGCATCAGTTGCAGGAACCGGCTCAGCCTATCCTCTACAGGAGCTGTCACATGGTGATTGCTTATCCTTATTTACCCAGCAAGCATTGGGGACAAGAAGCTTTGAAGCTCACCCACATCTCAAAGAACTTGGCGAGGAAATAGTCAGAAGGTGCAAAGGATTGCCTTTAGCAGCCAAGGCCCTTGGAGGCATGTTGCGGAATGAAGTAAATTATGATGCATGGGTAAATATATTGAAAAGCAAGATATGGGATTTACCCCAAGAGAAAAGTAGTGTTCTTCCAGCTCTCAAACTAAGCTACCATCATCTTCCCTCTAATTTGAAGCGTTGCTTTGCTTATTGCTCGATATTTCCAAAGGATTATGAGTTCGATAAGGATGAATTGATCCTATTGTGGATGGCAGAAGGCTTTTTGCAGCAAACGAAGGGGGAGGATCAACCGGAGGACTTGGGTGCTAAATACTTTTGCGATTTATTATCTAGGTCATTTTTTCAACAATCAAGTTACAATTCATCCAAATTTGTGATGCATGACCTCATCAATGATTTGGCTCACTTTGTTgcgggagaattatgttttaatttggACGATAAGTTGGAGAATAATGAGATATTTACAAGTTTTGAGAAGGCTCGTCATTCATCATTCAATCGTCAAAGTCATGAGGTGCTCAAAAAATTCGAAACCTTTTACAGGGTGAAATTTTTACGAACATTGATTGCACTACCAATTAATGCATTATCTCCATCTAACTTCATATCACCTAAGGTGATACATGACCTTCTAATACAGAAAAGCTGTTTGAGAGTGCTATCATTAAGTGGCTATCGCATTAGTGAGCTGCCCAATTCTATTGGTGATCTGAGACATCTACGGTATCTCAATCTATCATACTCGTCAATAAAAAGGTTACCAGATTCAATAGTTCATCTTTACAATTTGCAAACATTGATATTACGTGATTGCTACAGACTCACTGAGTTGCCTATAGAAATTGGAAATCTACTTAATCTTCGACATCTTGATATTACCGACACAAGTCAGCTGCTAGAGATGCCTTCCCAAATAGGAAGCCTTACAAATTTGCAAACGTTATCTAAGTTTATTGTGGGTAGTGGTAGCAGTTTGGGAATACGAGAATTGAGGAATTTGTTGTATCTTCAAGGAAAGCTTTCCATTTCAGGTCTGCATAATGTGGTGAATGTTCAAGATGCAAAAGATGCCAATTTAGCAGATAAGCAGAACATCAAAGAGTTGACGATGGAATGGAGTAATGATTTCCGTAATGCACGAAATGAAACAGAGGAAATGCATGTTCTGGAGTCGCTACAACCTCATAGAAATCTGAAAAAGCTCATGGTTGCGTTTTATGGCGGATCACAATTACCATGTTGGATAAAGGAGCCCTCATGTCCAATGATGACTCACTTGATtctcaaaaattgcaaaatgtGCACATCACTGCCATCTCTTGGTCGACTACCCTTACTGAAAGACTTGCATATTGAAGGCCTGAGTAAAATTATGATCATAAGTTTGGAGTTCTATGGGGAGAGCGTGAAGCCTTTTCCATCCTTGGAGTTTCTGAAATTTGAGAATATGCCAAAATGGAAAACTTGGTCTTTTCCTGATGTGGATGAAGAACCCGAATTATTTCCATGTCTTCGTGAGCTTACAATAAGGAAATGTCCAAAGTTAGATAAAGGGTTACCCAATTTGCCTTCCCTAGTAACTCTTGACATCTTCGAATGTCCAAATTTGGCGGTTCCTTTTTCAAGATTTGCATCTCTTCGCAAACTAAACGCAGAAGAATGCGATAAGATGATATTGAGAAGTGGGGTAGATGACAGTGGCCTAACATCTTGGTGGAGAGATGGATTTGGATTAGAAAACCTCCGTTGTCTTGAAAGTGCAGTGATTGGACGGTGTCACTGGATTGTATCCCTGGAGGAGCAAAGGCTGCCCTGcaatcttaaaattttgaaaataaaagactGTGCTAACCTGGACAGGCTACCAAATGGACTGCGAAGTGTGGAGGAGTTGTCCATAGAGAGGTGCCCCAAACTGGTTTCATTTCTAGAGATGGGGTTCTCACCAATGCTAAGATATCTGTTGGTAAGGGACTGTCCATCTCTCATTTGCTTTCCAAAAGGTGAGCTGCCTCCTGCGCTTAAGCATTTGGAGATTCATCATTGTAAGAATCTAACATCTCTACCAGAGGGGACCATGCACCATAATTCCAACAACACTTGTTGTCTTCAAGTCTTGATTATACGTAATTGTTCGTCTCTCACATCCTTCCCCGAAGGCAAGTTACCCTCCACCCTGAAGCGACTGGAGATCAGGAATTGCTTGAAAATGGAGCAAATTTCAGAAAACATGCTGCAAAACAATGAGGCTCTTGAAGAATTGTGGATTTCTGACTGTCCAGGTCTAGAGTCCTTTATAGAAAGAGGCTTGCCTACCCCCAATCTCAGACAGCTTAAGATTGTCAATTGTAAGAATCTCAAGTCCCTACCTCCTCAAATCCAAAACCTCACATCTCTTCGAGCTCTGAGCATGTGGGATTGTCCAGGTGTGGTGTCCTTTCCAGTAGGGGGTTTGGCCCCCAACCTAACAGTACTTGAAATCTGTGATTGTGAGAATCTGAAGATGCCCATGTCAGAGTGGGGCCTCCACTCCCTCACCTATCTTTTACGCTTATTGATCAGGGATGTTCTCCCAGATATGGTTTCCCTTTCAGATAGTGAGTGTCTTTTTCCTCCATCTCTGAGCTCCCTTTCCATCTCCCATATGGAATCCCTTGCCTTTCTGAATCTCCAAAGCCTTAtctgtttaaaagagctaagtTTCCGTGGATGCCCTAAGCTCCAGTACTTAGGGCTGCCCGCAACAGTTGTAAGTCTTCAAATCAAGGACTGTCCTATGCTAAAAGAAAGGTGCTTAAAGGAGAAAGGGGAATATTGGCCCAACATTGCCCACATACCCTGCATTCAAATAGATGGCTCATACATCCACTAA
- the LOC100241297 gene encoding uncharacterized protein LOC100241297, with the protein MESNLTPSSGQYSTTNSQSTRSKTDPAWEHVSEERYANGRKALICLYCIKITKGGGIHRMKQHLARVKGDIGPCKSVPLDVRFRMENSLQEFVNSKKATQEAYECRNPHGPNVSQFERDMAEGEKEVQEMQSPMAANSGKRKKSTVDKYFALRNTQGAQPSMRSVLVGKEAIWRADMAVGRFFYDACIPINAVNSFYFKPMLDAISAIGPRYKGPNYHQLRVNLLKDAKKEVQLLVDSYRAIWAKVWCTIMGDGWTDNRQRTLINFLVYCLEGISFVKFVDASDIVKDATNLFQLFDEVIEWVGLLNLVHIVTDNAANYVVAGRLISQKHKHINWSPCAAYCLNLIFKDIGKMDHVAELVRRASKENFCNKPNVIKGVMDVIDQKVLKGKLETMNEMKLFRDRLGSFGKELAYSSREVLQPDDEDGGDVAIKGLDVENFGFPNAHVQSPYSNFQNE; encoded by the exons atggaatcaaacttgACTCCATCCTCTGGTCAATATTCAACTACCAATTCTCAATCAACTAGAAGTAAGACCGATCCTGCATGGGAGCATGTTTCTGAAGAAAGATATGCAAATGGAAGGAAAgctcttatttgtttgtattgtaTAAAGATTACAAAAGGTGGGGGTATTCATAGAATGAAACAACATCTTGCTAGAGTAAAAGGAGATATCGGTCCATGTAAATCGGTTCCTCTTGATGTAAGATTTCGAATGGAAAATTCTTTGCAAGAGTTTGTGAATTCTAAGAAAGCAACCCAAGAAGCATATGAATGTAGAAATCCTCATGGTCCTAATGTGTCACAATTTGAAAGGGATATGGCAGAAGGTGAAAAAGAGGTTCAAGAAATGCAAAGTCCTATGGCAGCTAAtagtggaaaaaggaaaaaatcaacaGTGGATAAGTATTTTGCACTAAGAAATACTCAAGGAGCTCAACCTTCTATGAGGAGTGTACTAGTTGGAAAAGAAGCTATTTGGAGAGCGGATATGGCAGTTGGGAGATTCTTTTATGATGCATGCATTCCTATTAATGCAGTGAATTCCTTCTACTTCAAGCCAATGTTGGATGCTATATCTGCAATTGGTCCCAGATATAAGGGTCCAAATTACCATCAACTACGGGTTAATCTTTTAAAGGATGCCAAGAAGGAAGTTCAGTTACTTGTGGACTCTTATCGTGCAATTTGGGCAAAAGTTTGGTGTACAATAATGGGTGATGGTTGGACAGataatagacaaagaacactcaTCAACTTCCTTGTGTATTGTCTTGAAGGAATATCGTTTGTGAAATTCGTTGATGCTTCGGACATTGTCAAGGATGCAACTAATTTGTTTCAGTTATTTGATGAGGTGATTGAATGGGTTGGTCTACTCAATCTAGTTCATATAGTCACTGATAATGCAGCAAATTATGTGGTCGCGGGGAGATTGATTTCTCAGAAACATAAACACATTAATTGGTCACCTTGTGCAGCTTATTGtcttaatttgatctttaaggATATTGGTAAGATGGACCATGTTGCTGAACTTGTAAGACGTGCATCAAAG gaaaacttttgtaataagccaAATGTTATTAAAGGTGTCATGGATGTTATTGATCAGAAAGTTCTGAAAGGCAAGCTTGAaacaatgaatgaaatgaagttaTTTCGTGATCGATTGGGAAGTTTTGGAAAAGAACTTGCTTATTCTTCACGTGAAGTACTTCAACCtg atgatgAGGATGGTGGTGACGTGGCTATAAAAGGGCTTGATGTGgagaactttggttttccaaatGCTCATGTTCAATCTccatattccaatttccaaaatgaatga
- the LOC100244678 gene encoding E3 ubiquitin-protein ligase DIS1 isoform X1 has product MLLSNWLASSKRKKTRSKGGKCDLESKQQAILVMASGNTYFDDMRSKSEVIDPPQSEDMMEVSEHVNDPAQTTLKPNVTVSSSVRELLECPVCLNAMYPPIHQCSNGHTLCSGCKPRVHNRCPTCRHELGNIRCLALEKVAASLELPCKYQSFGCLGIYPYYSKLKHESQCVYRPYNCPYAGSECTVIGDIPYLVAHLKDDHKVDMHNGSTFNHRYVKSNPHEVENATWMLTVFSCFGQYFCLHFEAFQLGMAPVYIAFLRFMGDDNEAKNYSYSLEVGGTGRKMIWQGVPRSIRDSHRKVRDSFDGLIIQRNMALFFSGGDRKELKLRVTGRIWKEQ; this is encoded by the exons ATGCT GTTAAGTAATTGGTTGGCATCTTCTAAAAGAAAGAAGACTAGAAGCAAGGGTGGAAAGTGTGATTTGGAg AGTAAGCAGCAGGCCATACTTGTAATGGCATCTGGGAATACATATTTTGATGACATGCGGAGCAAATCTGAGGTTATTGATCCTCCTCAAAGTGAAGATATGATGGAAGTCAGTGAACATGTGAATGATCCAGCTCAAACTACTCTGAAACCTAACGTGACCGTCTCTAGTAGTGTGCGGGAGCTATTAGAGTGTCCTGTGTGCTTAAATGCTATGTACCCTCCCATCCATCAG TGTTCAAATGGTCACACATTGTGTTCTGGATGCAAACCTAGGGTGCATAACCGATGTCCCACTTGCAGGCATGAACTTGGCAATATCAGATGTCTTGCCTTGGAGAAGGTAGCTGCGTCCCTTGAACTTCCATGTAAATATCAGAGTTTTGGGTGCTTGGGCATATATCCTTATTACAGCAAGCTAAAGCATGAATCTCAGTGTGTCTATAGACCCTATAACTGCCCCTATGCTGGATCAGAATGCACAGTCATTGGTGACATTCCTTATCTGGTGGCCCACCTAAAAGATGATCATAAAGTTGACATGCACAATGGCAGTACTTTCAACCATCGCTATGTTAAATCAAATCCTCATGAGGTTGAAAATGCTACTTGGATGCTAACG GTTTTCAGTTGCTTTGGTCAGTACTTCTGTCTGCATTTTGAAGCCTTCCAGCTTGGAATGGCGCCAGTCTATATAGCATTCTTGAGGTTCATGGGTGATGACAATGAGGCAAAGAACTACAGTTACAGTCTAGAGGTGGGAGGGACTGGCAGGAAGATGATTTGGCAAGGGGTGCCCAGAAGCATAAGGGACAGCCACAGAAAGGTTCGTGACAGTTTTGATGGACTCATCATCCAGCGCAACATGGCTCTCTTCTTCTCAGGAGGTGATCGGAAGGAATTGAAGTTAAGAGTGACTGGTAGGATTTGGAAGGAACAGTGA